TCGGCGTTGTTCCCTATCGTCGGGGAGAGTTGGAGGAGGGGTGGAAGGTTTTTCAGAAACGGATGGGAATATCCCATTATATCGGCAGTCGTTATCTCTTCATACTCGCACCCAATAAGCAATCCGTCTATCCCGAATATCTTCCCTCCGGCATAGGGGAAAGGGGCGGGATCACCCGGGGAGACCAGCTATCGAAGATGCTCCGGAGAAACGGCGCTGCTGCATCATTCCTTGATCTGCGTCCTCTCCTGCGACAGGCGAAAAAGAAATATAGCCGCCTTTATCTCAAAACCGATACGCACTGGAACCAGCGGGGGGCCTTTCTTGCCTACCGTGCGGTAGTGGAAAAGCTGCAAGGGAATCATTCGGAACCGGTTTTACTCGACGAGAGTGCTTTAAGAATCCGGCGGGGACCCTCAAAACGGGGCGACCTAGCAGAGATGATGGGGGTAAAACCCTTTCTTCGGGAAGAGACACTCTTTCTCTCTGTGAAGTCCCCATCCGCCCGGCGGGACGATGATCTGGCAAACTTCCTGAAAAGATATGACAAGCGCTATTCCGTAAAGTATAAACGACCCATTGCAAACATAAACCCCGATGGGCATTTAAACGTGGTCCTCTTCCGCGACTCCTTCTCCTCCGATATGATTCCCTATTACGCAGAGAGTTTTCACCGGATGGTGATCTACTACGAACCGTTCAACACCCGCCTCCTCTACGAACTGGTGACACAGGGGAAATTTCATCCGGATCTGATTATCGAGGAACTGATTGAACGGAGTTTGTAAGGAGGGCGAGGAAAGTGGGGTCGGACCATGGGAACTGTTTGAGATCACATAGTTTTTGTTGAAATTCCGATCGGTTCTTAGTTTTAGGACGGCCATTTTGCCTATGAAATTGATGGGCCAAGGAAAGGCAGGATCGGTGGCGATGGCAAACAGACATTGAAAGAAAGGGCATCGACGCTCTTTTGTAATAAAAGCAATAAATAGCATCTGGATTTCCTCCAATTTTTTCGTGGTGATTATGGATCAAAAAGTATCGACTGTGGGTTTGGGTGATCCGGTTGGTTTTGCCGGAGACTCGGTCCGGATATTGTTGACGTAAGGTCTTTTTTTGCACCATCGTCCCGAAATCTTTCCCCAGAACGGGGAGCCGAGGGTGGTCCTCCAGGCTCCTAAAAGTTTTGAGCGTATGAGGAATGCCATGGGTATTTCTAAGCTGATTGCACAGGGTGAGAAGGATGTGAGAAATGGAAACACGTCATTGCAAAAAGAATAAAAAGAATCGTGGATGGAGAATATGAGGCAGGTCAAAGGCAGAAGCCAAAAGGCGATTGACCACCTGTCTGCCGCTCAACAGCGCAAGCATGGTGTACAGGCCGGTGGGGATCTACGGGGAATAATGAGGCATGACCTAACATCCCGGTTTTTCCGGGGGGGCGGAAGTTACGAATCGTTGATTCTTTAGGAATAGGTAAAGACCATGACGGAAAGTTATTCGGACGAGCAAGTCCGGGAATACCTGAAAAAAGTTGAAGCGGATATTGCGGGAGGGCGGATCGACTCCGAGACCTTCCGCAACGATTTTTCACTGCACCAGGCCGAGGTGCGGAAGTTCGATTTTGATATTGATGCGGAGGAGGTGCGTGTTGATTTCCTCTGCCGGGATTGGCTGAAGGCGAACTCAGGAACGGTCAATCCTTTCCTGCCGCACCGGATCGTTTTCCGGGATGTGGTGCAGATCTATTACCGGAACCGGGTGGAGCGGGATCGATTGCGGATTTTCGACCTGGCTCCTTTGTCTGTTTCGGAACGGCTCTTGGAAGCGAAGGACCTCTACCAGTACCGGGTCGATTCCGGGAAGAAGCCGATCGCCCTGGAAGTCGATATGCCCCTCGAGGATACGGAACTGGCGATCCTCTGCTCCGAATTCGATGTTTATGTGGGGGATTCCGTTGTAACGGTTATTCCCGGTTTCCCGGCCTGATTTTCCTCCCTCTCCCCCCCATCGGAAAAGTATGCTATGATAATCCCTGAGGTGTTCCTTGAAGCTCAAGTGTGATTTTCATCTTCATACCGGTTCCGATCCCTGTGACCGGATCTTTTATTCCGACCGGGAGATCATCGATCTTGCCTGCGGGAAGGGCTACGATGTTCTCTCCATCACGAATCACGGGGTGGTGACTTTCAGCGATGAACTCCGGGACTATGCCGGGGAGCGGGGGATTCTCCTGATCCCGGGGATGGAACTTCCGGTAGAGGAGAAGCATGTCCTTTTGATCAATGCGAGACCGGAGCATCAGTCGATCCGGACTTTCGGGGAGCTCCGGGAGGCGAAGGAATCGAGCTTTCTTATCATTGCTCCCCATCCGTTTTTCCCGAAATCTTCCTGTCTCAACGGCCGGTTCATGCGGAATCGGGATCTCTTCGATGCAGTGGAATACTCGCACTTCTATCACCCGCTACTCAATTTCAACCGGAAGGCGGAGCGGATCTGCCGGGACTACGGGGTTCCGATGATCGGCTCCTCCGATACCCATCTGCTCCGCCAGTTCGACAGTACCTCGACGATCGTCGAGGCCGAGAAGACGGTCTTGTCGATCGTTCAGGCCATCCGTGCCGGACGGACGGAGGTCGTCACGAAGCCGCTGTCCTTCTGGAAGATGTTCCGTATCTGGTATCACTTTGAACGGTTGAAGTGATCCCGGAAAGAATGGACCGGTTCGTCTGCATCATGGATCTTTGCTCCCTCCTTGCAGTGCAGATCCTTCATATTTCGTTTGACTTGTAAAAAAAATAAGTGATATATTTAATTTTTAACCAATATCAAAGGGTTAGGCAGCGTTTCAGGGAGGATTCATGACCGTTCAGCGTCTGCCGGACTGGGTGACCAACCGGGCCGGTACGAGTGAAGCCACGCATCAAGTCAAGCGGATCTTGCGAGCCAAAGGGTTGCATACGGTCTGTGAATCGGCGCTCTGCCCCAACCAGGGGGAGTGTTTCGCAAGGGAGACAGCGACCTTTATGATTTTAGGGGATCACTGTACACGGGACTGCGCTTTTTGTGCCGTCGGGCATGAGCGGCCGGGGACCCTCGATGCGGAAGAGCCGATGAAGATTGCTGCGGCGGTTCGTGAACTACACCTGAAACACGTTGTGATTACCTCGGTGACCCGGGATGACCTTTCCGACGGCGGGAGTCTGCACTTTTCTGAAACGGTCCGTGTCGTGAAAAGTGAGGTGCCGGGCGTCACGGTGGAGATCCTGACCCCCGATTTCGGGGGAGACCGGGAGGCGATCCGGGTGGCGGCCGTGTCCGGTGCGGATATCTACAACCATAATGTGGAGACGGTCCCGCGTCTCTATCCCGAGGTCCGTAGTCGTGCCGATTACCGCAGATCCCTGGATCTTCTTTTTTATGTCAAATGGTGTGCTACGGAGCTGCCGACCAAGTCGGGTTTCATGCTGGGGTTCGGGGAACAACCGGATGAGGTTATCTCAGTGATGCGGGACCTGCGGGATGTGGGATGCGAGATCCTGACCATAGGACAGTATCTGCGGCCCCGGAAAAAGAATGTTCCTGTGGTGGAGTATGTTCCGCAGGAACGGTTCGCCGAATATGAGCGGATCGGTTATGAACTTGGTTTCCAAGTTGTGATGTCGGGACCCCTGGTGCGGAGTTCTTTCCATGCCGACGAAGCGATGACCGTCCTCGGCAAGACCCCGCAACTCTTCAACAAAGGGCAGCACACGGAATAGAGGAGAAATCCCTTGGAATTTGTCTTTCGAAGAATTGATCGAATGCCTCCCTACGTTTTCGCCATTGTCAATGACCTGAAGATGAAGGCCCGTCGACGCGGAGAAGATGTGATTGACCTGGGGATGGGAAACCCTGATCAGGCGACCCCCCCCCATATTGTCGAGAAGCTGACGGAAGCCGCCCGGCAGGCGAAGAATCACCGCTATTCCGCCTCCCGGGGGATCCCCAAACTTCGTTCAGCCATTACGGACTGGTACAAGGAGAAGTATGACGTCGATCTCGATCCCGAAACGGAGGCCATTGCCACCATCGGGTCGAAGGAAGGGATCTCCCACCTTGCCCTTGCCCTGGTCGGTCCGGGGGATGCCGTGCTGGTGCCGAACCCGACCTATCCGATTCATGCCTACAGCGTGATTATCGCCAACGGCGATGTCCGCCATGTGCCCATGACCCTGGACGGTGACTTCTTTCTTGAATTGAGCGAGGCCTACAAGCAGACCTGGCCGCGGCCCAAGGTGATGATGCTGAATTTTCCCCACAATCCGACGACGCGGGTGGTGGAGCTTTCTTTTTTCGAGAAGGTGGTGGAGTTTGCCAAGGAAAATAATGTAATCGTCATCCATGACCTGGCCTATTCCGAACTGGTCTATGACGGTTACAAGGCGCCGAGCTTTCTGCAGGTGCCGGGGGCGAAAGATGTGGGGGTTGAGTTTACCAGTCTTTCAAAATCGTACAACATGCCGGGCTGGCGCGTCGGATTTGCCACGGGCAACCGGGAGATCATTGCCGCCCTGACCCGGATGAAGAGTTATCTCGACTACGGGATGTTTCAGCCGATCCAGATTGCGGCGATCATTGCCCTTAAAGGGCCCCAGGACTGCGTGAAGGAGATCGTTGAGATGTACCGATCCCGTCGGGACACCCTCTGTGAAGGGTTGACCCGGATCGGATGGGAGGTGGAAAAACCGAAGGCGACGATGTTCGTCTGGGCGCAGATTCCGGAGAAATACCGTGCCATGGGATCTCTGGAGTTCTCCAAGATGCTCATGGAAAAGGCCAGGGTGGCGGTCTCTCCGGGGATCGGTTTCGGGGAGTATGGCGACGAATTCGTCCGTTTTGCCCTGGTGGAGAATGAACACCGGACCCGTCAGGCGGTGCGGGGGATTCGAGCGATCTTTTGACAGGGTGCAATCCGTTTTCAATGGGACAACGCAAATGAAAAAGATTGCAATCGGGCTTTTCGGATTCGGGACCATCGGTACGGGGGTGGCACAGGTCCTCGAAGAGAATCGTGAGGTGATTTCGCGCCGTCTCGGCGCCGAACTCTTCCTGAAGAAGATTGTCGATCTTGATATTGAGACCGACCGGGGCATGACCCTGGACCGGAAGATTCTCTCCACAAACAGCGAAGAGATCCTAAACGATCCGGAAATATCCATCGTGATCGAGCTGATCGGGGGAACCGGGGCGGCAAAGAAGGTTGTGGAAGCGGCCCTTTCCGCCGGGAAGCATGTGGTGACGGCCAACAAGGCGCTACTGGCCATTCACGGGGAAGAACTCTGCAAAAAGGCGCGACAACAGGGCGTGAAAATCTGCTACGAGGCGAGCGTGGGAGGAGGGATCCCGATTCTTCGTACGTTAAAAGAGGGACTCCCGGCGAACCGGATCGAGTCGATCTACGGAATTGTGAACGGTACGGCAAACTATATCCTGACGAAGATGACCGAAGAAGGGGAAGCCTTCGACAAGGTCCTGAAGGAGGCGATGGACCGCGGCTATGCCGAGGCGGATCCGACCTACGATGTGGAAGGGATCGACTCGGCCCACAAACTGGCGATTCTGGCGTCCCTTGCCTTCGGGACACCCGTCCCCTTCGATCAGGTTTACACGGAAGGGATTTCACGGATTACTCCCCTCGATATTGAATATGCCAGGGGATTTGGATACAAGATCAAGCTGTTGGGAATTACCAAGGCCTCCGATAATTCCATCGAGGTCCGGGTTCATCCGACAATGATTCCCGAGAGTACCCTGCTGGCCCAGGTGAATGGTGTCCTCAATGCGATCTATGTGAATGGGAATGCCGTGGGGCCGACCCTCTACTACGGCAAGGGGGCCGGGGCACTGCCGACGGCGAGCGCCGTGGTGGGCGACCTGATGGAGATTGCCCGGGACCTTCTGTATGGCGGTGTCGAACGTGTTCCCCTGGAATCCTTTCCGGAGGAATATCGGAAACCTGTGGTTGTGCGGGCCATGAACGAAGTGAGGACGAGATATTTTCTCCGCTTCTCCACGGCGGACCGCCCCGGAGTGCTTTCGAAGATTTCCGGGATCCTGGCTGATTTCGGGATCAGTATCTCTTCGGTGATTCAGACGGGTCGTAAATCCGACGGGCCGGTCCCGATCGTCATGGTGACCCACATGGCCCGGGAACGGAATGTAAAGGAGGCCCTGGCCCGGATCGATGCCCTGGCGATGACGGAGGGGGAGACGGTGCTGATCCGGATTGAGGATCAAAATGGGGGAGAGGAATAGAAAAAAGGGGCAGGCACAAAGCAAAGTCAAAAACGCAAAGCATTCACCATAGAGACGATTAAGAATGAAAAAGCTGACTGCTGAAAGCTAAAATCATAAGGAGTGTAACGGTTGAAACGTTGGCGAGGAGTGATTGAAGAGTACCGTGAATTTTTGTCCGTGACGGATACGACCCCGGTGGTGACCCTGCTGGAAGGGGATACGCCGCTTATTCATGCGAAGCGGCTGGCCGAGGCAATCCATCCGGATCTTTCGATCTATCTGAAATACGATGGGGCGAATCCGACGGGGTCTTTCAAGGACCGGGGGATGACCATGGCGATCTCCAAGGCGGTGGAGGCCGGGGCGAAGGCCGTGATCTGTGCTTCCACAGGAAACACTTCCGCCGCTGCCGCGGCCTATGCGGCATGCTGCGGGATTCGGGCCTTTGTCCTGATCCCCGAGGGGAAGATCGCCCTGGGAAAACTCTCCCAGGCGATGATGCACGGGGCGAAGGTCCTCCAGATCCGGGGCAATTTTGATGAGGCACTGAACATCGTCCGGGAGGTCTCGGCACACTATCCGATCACCCTGGTGAACTCCATTAACCCTTACCGGATTGAGGGACAGACCACCGCCGCCTACGAGGTCTGCGACCAGCTGGGCGGTCCTCCTGATTATCATGCGCTTCCCGTGGGGAATGCCGGGAACATCACGGCCTACTGGAAGGGGTATCGCAACTATCGGGAGGCGGGGAGAATCGACCGGTTGCCGAGGATGATCGGTTTTCAGGCGGCAGGGGCGGCACCGATCGTCCTGGGCCACCCCGTGGAGCACCCGGAGACGGTGGCCACGGCGATCCGGATCGGGAATCCCGCTTCGTGGAAATTCGCCGAAGCGGCGGCGGTGGAGTCCGAGGGGAAGATCGACTGCGTGACGGATGAGGAGATCCTGAGTGCCTACCGGATGATCGCCTCCCTGGAAGGGATCTTCTGCGAACCGGCCTCGGCCGCCTCGGTGGCGGGTGTGATCAAGCGGAACAGGGAGGTCGGTTTTGAGAAAGGGAGTACCATTGTCTGTACCCTGACCGGCCACGGGCTCAAGGACCCCGATACGGCGATCTCCGTTTCGGAGAAGCCGGTTACCGTCCGGGCCGCAATTGATGAAGTGATCGAGGTGCTGGGATACTGATCGGGTGCTCCTCAGGATTCCGCTTGAGGACCCCGGAGGAAATGATGAAATATATTGTATTGTTAGGCGACGGGATGGCGGATCGGCCCCTGAAAGAATTCGGGGGGAAAACGCCTCTGCAGGTTGCCGAAACACCGAATATGGACCGTCTTGCCGCAGGCGGGGAGATGGGACTGGTACGGACCGTTCCGGATTCGTTTACGCCCGGAAGCGATGTGGCCAACCTTTCCGTACTCGGATATGATCCGGTACGTTACTTCTCCGGACGGGCTCCCCTCGAGGCGGCGAGCATGGGGGTGGAACTGGGGCCGGCGGATGTTGCCTTCCGGTGCAACCTGGTGACCCTGCAGGATGACAAAATGGCCGATTTCAGTGCCGGTCACATCAGCACCGGGGAGGCGGAAGGGTTGATCCGGGCGGTGGATGCCGAGCTTTCCGATGCGGAGATTTCGTTCTATCCCGGTGTCAGCTATCGTCATCTCATGGTCTGGCGAGGGGGGAAGACCGGGGCGGTCTGCACCCCGCCCCATGATATCAGCGGACAGCCGGTGCGGGAATATCTTCCGCGAGGGACCGGTTCGGAACGGCTGAACGATCTGATGCTTTGCTCCCGGAGTGTGCTGGCGGATCATCCCGTCAATCAGAACCGGGTCCTGCATGGGGATGCTCCCGCCAATTCGATCTGGCTCTGGGGGCAGGGGAATCGTCCCTCTTTGCCCACGTTTCAGGAAAAATACGGGGTGACGGGGGGGGTGATCTCTGCGGTGGACCTGATGAAGGGGATCGCGATCTATGCGGGGCTGAAAGCGGTCCATGTTCCCGGGGCCACCGGCTATTTTGACACCAATTTCCGGGGGAAGGCCCTGGCCGCGCTGGATCTGCTGGCCGAGGATGATTTTGTCTATCTCCATGTGGAAGCGGCTGACGAAGCCGGGCACATCGGGGATGCCGGGGAAAAGGTCCGGGCGATCGAAAACTTTGATCAACGGGTCGTCGGGGAACTTTTGCAGGGGTTGCCGAAACTCGGCGATTTCCGGATTCTGCTTCTGCCCGATCATCCGACGCCGATCGGAATCCGGACGCACAGCAGCGATCCGGCCCCCTTCGTTCTCTATGACAGCCGCAATATCCGGGAATCGGGTCGGCGCTATGATGAGGAGACCGCTGCAAAAGCCGGTCGGCTTGTGGATCCGGGCTATCAAATTATGGACCTTTTGATCAGGGAAGTGTAACGTGGGGTTGATCGTTCAGAAATACGGGGGTACTTCGGTCCGGGATGTCGACCGGATCCGCCATGTGGCCGGGAGAGTCGCCGGTGTCAAGAAGGCCGGCCATGATGTGATTGTCGTTGTTTCCGCGATGGCGGGAGAGACGAACAAGCTCGTGGGATGGGCCAATGAACTGACCGATCTTCCCGATGAACGGGAGTTTGATCTCCTCCTCTCCTCGGGGGAACGGATCACGAGCGCCCTTCTGGCGATTGCACTGCAAACGATCGGGTGTGCAGCAGAATCCTTTACGGGTCGTCAGGCGGGGATTATCACCGACTTCGCCCATGGGCGGGCGAGGATTTCCCGGATTACGGGGGAACGGATTCGGGCGGCCCTGGACAAAGGTAAGATTGCCGTGGTGGCGGGATTCCAGGGGATTGATGAGAAGTCCGATGTCTCCACCCTCGGCCGGGGAGGCTCCGATACCTCCGCCGTGGCTCTGGCTGCCGCCCTCGGCGCGGACCTTTGTGAGATCTATACCGATGTGGACGGGGTCTATACCACGGATCCCAATATTGTTTCCGAGGCACGAAAGCTGGATCGAATCTCCTATGATGAGATGCTGGAACTGGCCAGCCTCGGTGCCAGGGTTCTCCAGACGCGCTCGGTGGAATTGGCGAAGAAGTTCAACGTACCGGTCATGGTCCGTTCCAGTTTTAATGAACATGCGGGGACTCTGGTCTCCAAAGAGGAGAAAGAAATGGAAGATGTGGTCGTCTCCGGGATTGCCTTCAACAAGAACGAAGCCAAGGTCTCCGCCATCGGAATTCCCGACCGGCCCGGTGTGGCGATGCGGATCTTCCGGACCCTGTCCGCTGCAGGAATCCTTGTCGATATGATCGTTCAGAACATCGGCAGGGACGGGATGGCCGATCTGACCTTCACCGTCTCCAAGGAAGATCTTCCGAAGGCGCAGAAGATCATGGGGGAGTTGGAGAATGAACTGGGCATGGAGGAGATTCATGTCGATGACGATATTGTTAAGGTGGCCATTGTCGGGGTGGGGATGCGTTCCCATACGGGGGTGGCGGCGAAGATGTTTGAATGTCTGGCCGATGCCGGTGTGAATATCGAGATGATCAGTACCTCGGAGATCAAGGTCTCCTGTATTATCAATGCAAAATATTTTGAGCTGGCCGTCCGGGAGCTCCATAAAGCCTTCGGATTAGAGAAGGGGGAAATCCACCACGAACGGAAGCACCCCATCCAGCCCTGACCTTTTTCAATGCCTTCAAGGAATGATGGTGTCGTAAAAAGTCACGAAGCCCTTCGACAAGCTCAGGGCGAACGGTGTAAGTGATTGATATTCCGTTCGTGGTGAGCTTGTCGAACCATGAACGGAATCCGGAAAACGACTTTTTACGAGAGCATCAAGGAATGAACGGATGAATGCTGTGACCCTCTACGATACCACCCTCCGGGACGGGACCCAGGCGGAAGATGTCTCTCTTTCCGTGCATGACAAACTACGGATCACGGAACAGCTTGACGCCTTCGGGATCCACTATATCGAAGGAGGGTGGCCGGGCTCAAACCCGAAGGATATCGACTATTTCCGGGAGGTGCAGGGGCTTGATCTGAAACGATCCCGGATCGTCGCCTTCGGCAGCACGCGGCGGGGCGGCATTACCCCGGGTCGGGATACCAATCTCCGGGCGATCATGAAGTCGGGCGTGCAGGTGGCGACCATTTTCGGAAAGTCCTGGGACCTCCATGTGAAACATGCCCTCCATGTATCGCAGAAGGAAAACCTTGCCATGATCCGGGAGTCGGTGGCCTATCTGAAGAAACGCCTCGACGAGGTCATCTACGATGCCGAACATTTTTTCGACGGTTACAAGGCCAATCCGGACTATGCGCTGCAGACGCTGGAAGCGGCGGAAGCCGGCGGGGCGGACCGGATCATCCTCTGCGATACCAACGGCGGGGCTCTTCCCTTCGAGATCGGGGGGGTCATGGACCGGGTGCGGCAGCGTATTTCCACGCCTCTCGGTATCCATGCGCACAACGATGCGGAGATGGCCGTGGCCAACTCCATTATGGCCGTCCGGCACGGAGCCGTCCAGGTCCATGGGACCATCAACGGATACGGGGAACGGTGCGGGAATGCGAATCTCTGTTCCCTCATTCCGAACCTGGTGTTGAAACTGAAAGTCTCCTGTGTAACGAAGCAGGACCTGGCGAAACTTCGGGATCTTTCGCGTTACGTGGCGGAGATTGCCAACCTGCCGCACAGTAAACGCTTCCCCTATGTGGGGGATTCCGCCTTTGCACACAAAGCGGGTATCCATGTCAGCGCCGTCCGGAAGTTGGCCGAGACTTACGAACATGTGCATCCTGAATGGGTCGGGAACCACCGGCGGGTCCTGGTCTCCGACCTGTCCGGGAGGAGCAACATTCTCTACAAGGCCCGGAAGTACGGCATTGACGTGGAGGGGCGTTCCAAAGAGGTGAAAAGGATCGTCCGGCAGTTGAAGCAGTTGGAAAACGAAGGGTTCCAGTTTGAAGGGGCGGAAGGCTCCTTCGAGGTCCTGATGCGGAAGGCCCTCGGCAAGGGGAAACGCTATTTCGATCTTCTCGGCTTCCGGGTTATCAACGAAAAGCGGGGGGAGGCCCCGACCGATTGCGAAGCGACGATTATGATGCGGGGACCCGACGGCCGGGTGGTACATGAGGCCGCCGTGGGAAACGGTCCGGTCAATGCCCTCGATCAGGCCCTGCGGAAGGCGCTTTATGCATTCTACCCGGAATTGAAAGAGGTGCGTCTCTCCGACTACAAGGTCCGGGTTCTGACGGAGAAGAGCGGGACCTCCGCCAACGTTCGGGTTCTTACCGAATCCTGCGACGGGGCCGACTGCTGGGGAACCGTGGGGGTTTCCGAGAATGTCATTGAGGCATCGTGGCAGGCGCTGGTGGACAGCCTGGTGTATAAGCTGATGAAAGACAAGCGATGATCGAAGAAATCGGTGTTGTTGTCTCTGTGGAGGGGACGAAGGCGACGGTCCGTACGGAACGGAGTCATGCCTGTGAAGGGTGTGCGTCCGCCGGATTCTGTAACCTCTCCGAAGGAGAGGGGGCCGTTACGGTGGTGGCGAAAAATCCTCTCGAAGCTTCCGTGGGACAGACCGTCCGCGTGGCGATCCCGACGGAAAGCTTTCTTTCGGGCACCTTTTTCCTCTACCTGTTCCCCCTGATCGGGCTCTTCGCCGGAATGGCCGCAGGAATTTACTTCTCCGGGATCTTTTCCTTGAAAGCACGGGACCCGGCGGCGGCCTCCGGGGCACTCATCGGGCTTGTTCTCTTCTTTCTTCTTCAGCGACTCTTCAATCAGCGGATTTCCGGGAGTCCCCGTTTTCAGCCTGCCATTGTTGAAATTTTTTAGCCCGTCATTTGTCGGTTTTTGTTTTCGGATTTCTGATGTCCGGTTCCGAATCTCCGATTTCTAAAAGAAGTGCCTTGCCAGGTAGATGAGGAGGAGTCCTGCGCCGAGGGTCAGAAAACCGAAGGTGCGAATCGCGCTGTCCGGGAATTGCGGGAGGCGTGAGGCAAGATCTTTGACCTGCCGGGGGAATGTAAAGTAGGAGAGCCCTTCGATAATCATGGCAAGTCCGAGGGCGGAAAGAAAGAGTTCCATCTTAATCGGCGTATACCGTGACGATGAGGGAACCATTTGTAATACGGACATCCTTGATCGTCCGGACTTCCTTCTTGAAAGGGTTTAAATCCAGTGCATTGAGAAAGTTCGGAATGAGGCCCGGAGGGATATGCAATTTCCCCAGGATGACGCGCTCCAGGTCAAAGTAAACCCGGTCGGAACGAAGAGTCGGACGGGTGTAGATGCGAAAGGTAATGGTGATCTTCTCGAAGTTCCGCAAAAGCGAAAAAGGAAATGATCGGGCAAATGATTTGCCGGCAAAGGGACGGAAGAGGCCGGAAAAAATGATCCTGTTTTTTTGCAGGGTTCCCCGAATGGTTGTAACTTGTTCGTTTCTGAGCTTTTCCTGAAGCCAGGAGTTGATCTCCAACTGTGAAAAGGTGATGTCCCGAGTCTTCTGATAGTTGAAGGCCAGGGTTTCATCGATCAGCATCTTGGTGAATTTGGCCTGGCAGCTTTTTGCGGCTTCCGGTGAGGTTGGAGTGACTCGAATGGGAACCGTGGAAAAGACCTTCAGGGTGAGAAAGAGAACTCCGGCGATCAGACAGAAAAGAATGATGCCGACGAGGATGCCCGTGGGGGTTTTGTTTTTGCGAGCGACCATATTGTCCCGGATGCAAAAGTGACGGATTTATACCTGTCCCGTGATGTTTCATGACGCAACACAAGCCGTTGGATCTGTTGCCTCATTTGTCGCATAAGCTACAATAAGTGACGGACGAAAGTCAATCTCTTTCCTGTGAGCAAAGGTAGGCAGGGGGGGGTGGGATGGACAAGCTTCAAACCTGCTGTTCGGTGCCGGCCTTCCGGGAAAAAGTGATTT
The DNA window shown above is from Deltaproteobacteria bacterium and carries:
- a CDS encoding SoxR reducing system RseC family protein; translated protein: MIEEIGVVVSVEGTKATVRTERSHACEGCASAGFCNLSEGEGAVTVVAKNPLEASVGQTVRVAIPTESFLSGTFFLYLFPLIGLFAGMAAGIYFSGIFSLKARDPAAASGALIGLVLFFLLQRLFNQRISGSPRFQPAIVEIF
- a CDS encoding citramalate synthase, with amino-acid sequence MNAVTLYDTTLRDGTQAEDVSLSVHDKLRITEQLDAFGIHYIEGGWPGSNPKDIDYFREVQGLDLKRSRIVAFGSTRRGGITPGRDTNLRAIMKSGVQVATIFGKSWDLHVKHALHVSQKENLAMIRESVAYLKKRLDEVIYDAEHFFDGYKANPDYALQTLEAAEAGGADRIILCDTNGGALPFEIGGVMDRVRQRISTPLGIHAHNDAEMAVANSIMAVRHGAVQVHGTINGYGERCGNANLCSLIPNLVLKLKVSCVTKQDLAKLRDLSRYVAEIANLPHSKRFPYVGDSAFAHKAGIHVSAVRKLAETYEHVHPEWVGNHRRVLVSDLSGRSNILYKARKYGIDVEGRSKEVKRIVRQLKQLENEGFQFEGAEGSFEVLMRKALGKGKRYFDLLGFRVINEKRGEAPTDCEATIMMRGPDGRVVHEAAVGNGPVNALDQALRKALYAFYPELKEVRLSDYKVRVLTEKSGTSANVRVLTESCDGADCWGTVGVSENVIEASWQALVDSLVYKLMKDKR
- a CDS encoding DUF2065 domain-containing protein, with product MELFLSALGLAMIIEGLSYFTFPRQVKDLASRLPQFPDSAIRTFGFLTLGAGLLLIYLARHFF